From Syngnathus typhle isolate RoL2023-S1 ecotype Sweden linkage group LG13, RoL_Styp_1.0, whole genome shotgun sequence, a single genomic window includes:
- the LOC133165252 gene encoding artemin — protein sequence MTRCRGWRSPLLTRRGAGTLLDLPRAHLCVSSGGTRWRNRRKERPETTSVMLAEVLLWVLLFLLPLVDGARVKADAGVDSGHMASLLGDQEERQLPVLPEVMEDEEVDNYPYSPWHLLYEPSVADEADDHPSARWVGRTARSSDPSDPQPKGSPKKKKKRKKKEKDDVEDAGKGNGKGRGKHKKPKQSSRDCHVEKREMKVRDLGLGFDSDEIVLFKFCVGTCQSSRTNYDLALKTLLQNNSLPRRTARKVSNHPCCRPERYEPVSFMDAQTTWRTIQSLSAASCICMG from the exons ATGACACGGTGCCGTGGATGGAGAAGTCCATTATTGACCCGGCGGGGGGCGGGCACTCTTCTTGACCTGCCGCGCGCGCACCTCTGCGTGTCATCCG GTGGGACTCGATGGAGGAATCGGAGGAAGGAGAGACCAGAGACGACCTCTGTGATGTTGGCGGAG GTGCTGCTGTGGGTGCTCCTGTTTCTGTTGCCTCTGGTTGATGGAGCTCGCGTTAAAGCCGATGCCGGCGTGGACTCGGGTCACATGGCGAGCCTGCTGGGTGACCAGGAGGAGCGACAACTTCCCGTCCTGCCAGAGGTGATGGAGGACGAGGAAGTCGATAACTACCCATACTCTCCTTGGCATCTTCTGTATG aGCCCTCTGTTGCTGATGAAGCGGACGACCATCCGAGCGCTCGCTGGGTCGGCCGCACAGCGCGTTCCTCGGACCCCTCCGACCCTCAACCAAAAGGCTCGcctaagaaaaagaagaagaggaagaagaaagaaaaggacGACGTTGAGGACGCGGGGAAGGGGAACGGAAAAGGCCGAGGTAAACACAAGAAGCCCAAGCAAAGCAGCAGGGACTGCCACGTGGAGAAGCGAGAGATGAAAGTCCGTGATCTGGGACTGGGCTTCGACTCGGACGAGATCGTCCTCTTCAAGTTTTGCGTGGGCACCTGCCAGTCTTCCAGGACTAATTACGACCTGGCGCTGAAAACCTTACTGCAGAACAACTCGCTCCCGCGACGCACCGCCCGCAAAGTCAGCAACCACCCTTGCTGCCGACCCGAGCGCTACGAGCCCGTGTCCTTCATGGATGCGCAGACTACGTGGAGGACCATCCAGTCCTTATCTGCCGCCAGCTGCATTTGTATGGGCTGA